A window from Salvia miltiorrhiza cultivar Shanhuang (shh) chromosome 2, IMPLAD_Smil_shh, whole genome shotgun sequence encodes these proteins:
- the LOC131008333 gene encoding glutathione S-transferase T3-like, protein MLKNWIRETAKDDIEREMIAIADEEDAETAHNRENMFNSQTFTSQPFTSQPFASQIPSHCTQINLTDDDDVVEIPTSTKKSKRKWSVSEEICLAQAWGTISNSSIVGNAQKNKEFWEKTVEYYNAARPKDSEPRKWEAIKSHYYHIMPDVNIFSGWYNNFYENRASGQSDEDVLDATLEKWRSVNPKKEFKYQHVWKIMRDLEKWAPQQMARHASKKAKTSESESHTSTEGMPEVRRRPMGQQRAKKLDKSKGKGKLVEESNNKWEQMLEIKTKEFERADGELMLKEFETIRMDTSGMTDEELHIHSMIVASIKAKRNW, encoded by the exons ATGCTTAAGAATTGGATTCGTGAAACAGCGAAAGATGATATAGAACGAGAGATGATTGCTATTGCTGATGAAGAAGATGCAGAAACAGCTCATA ACCGTGAAAATATGTTCAACTCTCAAACCTTCACATCTCAACCTTTCACTTCTCAACCCTTTGCCTCTCAAATTCCATCACATTGTACACAAATTAACCTCACTGATGACGATGATGTTGTCGAAATTCCCACAAGCACaaaaaaatcaaagagaaaATGGTCTGTTTCAGAGGAGATTTGTCTTGCACAAGCTTGGGGCACCATCAGCAATTCCTCTATAGTTGGAAATgcacaaaaaaataaagaattctGGGAGAAGACTGTCGAATATTACAACGCAGCAAGGCCAAAGGACTCAGAACCTCGAAAATGGGAAGCTATTAAATCTCATTACTATCATATAATGCCTGATGTTAATATTTTTTCAGGTTGGTACAATAACTTCTATGAAAATCGAGCTAGTGGCCAAAGTGACGAGGATGTTCTAGACGCTACACTAGAAAAGTGGCGAAGCGTAAATCCAAAAAAGGAGTTCAAGTACCAGCACGTATGGAAGATAATGAGAGATTTAGAAAAATGGGCTCCACAACAAATGGCTCGTCATGCCAGTAAGAAAGCTAAGACATCTGAGTCGGAAAGTCATACGTCAACAGAAGGCATGCCTGAAGTTCGGAGACGTCCAATGGGGCAACAACGAGCAAAGAAACTTGATAAATCAAAAGGAAAAGGTAAATTGGTTGAAGAATCAAATAATAAGTGGGAACAAATGTTGGAGattaaaacaaaagaatttGAGCGCGCAGATGGAGAGCTTATGTTGAAAGAATTCGAAACAATTAGAATGGACACTAGCGGAATGACAGATGAAGAACTCCACATTCATTCCATGATTGTGGCAAGTATTAAAGCAAAACGTAATTGGTGA